CAATATGAATAATGATAAAACCAAGAACGGTTGTTCCCAGTGTTAACAAGGATGAACTCTGCAAGATATCAGCAGGAATAAAGTTTGTTTTAAAACCAATCAGAAAGATAACAGACGCTACAAATAATGATGATAAAAGCGATTTTGTTCGCTTGGCGATGATGTCACTGACCGTCCATATAAGCATGACAGCAGTAAACGCTAAAACTGGATTCATATTTTTTCTCCTCTTATTTTAAACCACGGTCTGATAGGTAAACCCTAAGCCATGGACTTCTGAAACATTGTAGGCAATTACAAACGAACGCTTGTCAATTCCATCGATGATGGTCATGAGTTTTTGATACTCTTGACTTGATAGAACTACCATAAGCATTTCCTTATTGTTTCCGGTATAACCACCAGACACATTGAAGATTGTTACCCCACGGTTAATCTCCTTATAAATTGCATGCTTGATGGTATCAATATCTAATTCACTCATAATCAACACAGCTTTACTGCGCTTGAACCCCATTTCGAGGTAAGTCATGACAATGGATGTAATAATAAGTGAAACGACAGCATACAAGAATGCTTCTGTTCCAAAAACAAAAATATTGAAAATAACGATAATTGCATCCGTTATCAAAAGACCAACTGACTTGTTGATGTTGTAGTATTTTTTTAGAATCATAGGCGGAATTGTCGTTCCCCCACTTGATGCATTAATTTTATAAAGAATGGCAACTCCGGCTGCAAAGATGCTACTTCCGACTAATACCGAGAAGAAACGATCTTGAACAACCATAATTTCTGGAACAAGTGCCAACGAAATCGGCAATAAGATACTCCCAATCGCTGTCCGAATAAACACATCTTTCCCCAATAAGAAGTAGGTAAGAATTAACATAAGTCCATTCAGAACCATAACAGTTACTGCGCGATCAATCCCAGAGACTTGTTCTACAAGAATCCCAATCCCACTCACACCACCAGCAGCGATGTGATGGGGTCCCAGAAACATATTGATACTGATTCCAATTAATGCGAGCGCAAAAGCTACAATGGGAATCTGTTTGATTACTTTTGTGATTTCGTCTTTACTCATGATGCGTAATCCATTGCGTTCTTAACCAATTGATAACACAGTTCAACTGCTTTATGGAGTTCTGCAACAGGAATATACTCATCAATTGTGTGTATATTTTCGTATCCAATGGATAAGTTAACAACTTCTTTTCCCCTGGCGTTGAAGATGTTTGCATCACTTCCACCGCCACTGACCTCAAAACGAGGGTCAATTTCTAAATCACGAATTGCTGCACTTGCTTTTGCAACAATCGGTGTTTCGCGATCAAAGTAATAACCAACAGATTTAATATCGTAAGCAAATGACACTTCTGCCCCAAATTCGTGGGCTACCGCTTCAAATACATCATTCATATGTTGAATTTGTGCATCGAATTGTGAACGTTCGATTGAACGTGCTTCTGCTTTAATAAATACTTCCTCAGCAACAATGTTTGTTGCTGCGCCACCCGTAATGGTACCAATGTTTGCGGTAGTATAATCGGAAACACGCCCTAATTTCATACGTGAGATGGCAGTAGCCGCAACAGTAATGGCTGAAATTCCTTTTTCAGGTTCCAAACCAGCATGTGCAGTCTTTCCCTTAATATGAACATCAATTGATGCAAGTGTGGGGCTTGCGAGCGTAATGCTTCCTACAGGACCACCATTGTCTAGAACAAAGCCATGTTTTGCTTGCAAGAGATTGCTATCAAATGCGGCTGCTCCAATAAGTCCAATTTCTTCACCTGGTGTCAAAATAAATTCAATAGTTGTATGCGCAGCATTATTCTCAACAAGTCGTTCAATCAACTCGAGCATAATTGCGATACCTGCTTTATCATCAGCAGCTAAGATGGTAGGTCCGTCCGAATAAACGATGCCGTCCTTAACCTTTGGCACAATGCCGACTCCCGGCGAAACGGTGTCAGTGTGAGCTGAGAAGAATATGGGCGTTCCGTCCACATTCCCTGGTAGTGTGAATAAGAGATTGTTACCCCCAAGGCCAGTAGCACCCATTGAGTCATCCTCCATATAGTTCAATCCTAAGCTGGTGAATCTTTCAATTAAATAACGGTGAAACAAGCCTTCATTTCCTGACTCGGAATCTATGATGACCAAATCCATAAATGTTCTAACTAATCTACTTTCCATAACTACTATTTCCTCCTCCAAATTATGTAAATTCGCATTGTAGTCTTGCGGAAGTGTCGTTTCACAACCGCTGCCAATTACAAATGAATCGTAACATGACGAGCTAAAGTGACACTTTCGTTAGTCATATATGACTTAGAAAAAGTTATTTTTTTTTTGCGCTTTTTTCCTCCGGTTCTTTGAAAGCCCTTATCTTTGTGAACATTTTATCGGAGTTCACAAAATACACAGTCTTGTTCACATTTCTCTTATATTTCTTATTTTACTGTTTCACTCAACAATAGCAATCATAACGATTTATTTTTTTAGATTGTTTGTGTCGAGTTACCCTAAAAAAAAGTGTATACTTATATTAACAATAAGGAGGGGTTCTGTTGATGAGAATGAACGCCTATTTCAATATGATTCAAGATAATACCGGAGAAACAATACGAACAATCCGGACTAACTCAAATTTATCCCAACGAGAAGTTGGAGAACCCTTTCTCGGACAATCAAATATTGCCAAGATCGAACAAGGATTGACCGATCCTTCATACATCAATTTCATGAAGATACTTTACAATCTCAATGTAACACTTAATGAGTTTATGTTCCTTGCTGGTCATCATAAACAAAACCGTAAAGATAAAGTTCTAAACAACTTGGAACAATTTAATCATCTAAACGATATTAGCCTTGCCGAGGAAACCATTAAACTGTGTGATATTTGGTTTGCGGATACAGGCGATTTATTCTTCTCAGACTACGCAACTGTTCTTCGATGCTCTCTTTATGTCTCTCAGCACGAGCAGATTGAACTGGATACAACTCTTTTCGATCAACTCACAACTATATGGAATCGTATTCTCGCTATGGATGAGTGGTATTTGAATGAACTGTATCTTATCTCTTATGTCATTCTCTTGGTTCCATTTGATGGTGTTGTCGACGTTGCTGAAGAAGCGCTAAGACGCTTGGACGTATATGACCTCCATCTTGCCGAGACAATTCGTCAGCAAATTCATGGTATGCTTACCATTATGTTAACCATGCGTGGACAATATGAACTTGCCATCGAATATGCAGACCGCTACTTCACAACTAGTCAACACGCCATGTCTGGGAATGTGGCCATTTATACAAATATGTTTCGCGCCATCTCATACCTTCATTTGGGACAACGCGAAAAAGCAACCAAACTTGCGCGCATTTCAATTAGCATTGTTGCCCTTCTCCATCAAAATGAAAAAGAGACAATGTTGGAAGTCATGAAACGTGCAATAATCTCATTTCCTCCAGAAGAAATTGAACAGTGGTTTGATGATATTTATATTTAGCATATTTCTTCTCTTAAGATTCATCGCGTGATACGATAGATATAAGAAGGTGATAGCATGAAAAAGTCAATGACCTATGCAGTGAGTGGGCTTGTATTTATAGTCCTTATGTTTCTTGCAACACTGCAAGAAACACGAAGTATCAACAGTGACATAACTCACCGTGGATCTCAAAACATTTCTCAACAAGCACCGCTACGACTTCACGAAGAAAAGGCTGCATATTATGCCATTCGCAAGGATGACTTCACATTTAAAATTGTGCTATCCGCTGTTGCTTCATTACAAGTATTCATTGTATTGAATAAATTTCTACCCATACAAAATGAGAAAGCGCACGACTAAGTCGTGCGCTTTCTTTATAATACTGGTTTTCCATCTGCATAAATCTGTATTCTTTCAACTTGATTTTTTTTCTCATCCCAATACATTTGATACTCGTAAGAGTCATGCTTCAACATCAATTGAATTCGCGCCTTCATATCCTGCGGGATAGGCAGTGTCTCAATTTCACCAAGATCATACCAATCACACTGTCCCTCAGGACCATCACAAACCAATGTTCCAGTGAAATCATCACAAAAGTAGTCGTAATAGAGGTATTGTTCATTTTTTTCAGAATTGATATATCCCGACATCCCCTTTAATATGAGATCTTTGGCATGAAGCCCAGTTTCCTCAAGCAGTTCACGTTGTGCCGATTCATAAAAAGTCTCTGGAAAATCAACTTTACCACCGGGTGCGACAAGCCCATCAAAATCGCCTTTGTTTCGATCAATAAGAAGGATTTTCTGATCCTTAACTACGACAACAATATTCCAAAACCGATAATTTGTCGTTCCCATATGCTACCTCGCTGTATCTCTTCAAACCATTATACAGGATACTTGATACTTTTTCGATGGTTATCTTTGCATGAGCGTAGAAATAAATATCATGAAATGGTATATTCTAGTAAAGAGTGTCCGACACTAAAGGAGTATTATCATGAATCCAGAACTACAAGAACTACTTGAGACATTAGAAGCACGTTTCCATTCACACCCTGAGAGACATCAGGGCATATTATGGGATGATGTTGCTGCTCGTTTGCATGACAACCCTGAAAAGCTTCGTGTTTTGTTTGAAATGGAACTAACTGGCGGAGAACCTGATGTAGTCATGGTTGATTCTAAAACCAATGCTTTTGTATTTTTTGATTGCAGCAAAGAAAGCCCAAAAGGACGACGCAGTGTATGCTATGATCATCCAGCATTGGAAGCGCGTAAAGAGCACAAGCCAAAGAATAGTGCACTTAACATGGCAAAAGAAATGGGAATCACGATGCTTGATGAAGCACAAACACGGTTTCTTCAAACACTTGGTGATTTCGATACAAAGTCATCCAGTTGGATCATCACACCACCTTCGATTCGTAATTTAGGCGGTGCAATCTTCAGTGACTTCCGTTATCAAACCGTCTTTGTATACCATAATGGTGCCGATTCTTATTATGGCGCGCGTGGATTCCGAGGGGCAATCTCTATCTAATTAAAAAGGCGCTTAGGCGCCTTTATTCATGCTCATTATTTTGTAAGGGTTGACCACAACACGGACAATAACTCATTTCATCGGTAATAACTGGGAGTTTCGAGTTTTTGGGTTGTTGGAGTACTTTTGACTGTTCGATAAATCCTGCTGAAACAATACCCGTTGGAATGGCGGTTAAACCAATTCCTAAAAAGGTTATGACAGCACTCAAAATACGTCCCAAACTGGTTATGGGATAGATATCACCATAACCAACAGTTGTGATGGTGGACATCGCCCACCACATCGCCGACAGGGCATTGTTAAATTTATCCGGTTGAGCGACATGCTCTACATCATACATTAACATTGAAGCTACAAATATCAAGACAACAATAACGATAATGGATGACGCGAGCTGTGATGCTCGTGTTTTTAATACCCTCCCAATCAAGGTCAATGAGTTTGTATAACGATTAATTTTAAAGATTCGCAACAGACGCACAAGTTTAATTACTTTCAAGGTACCCACACTGATTCCAAAGAATGGAAGATAAAATGGGAGGATTGAAAACAAGTCAATCAAAGCCATTCCTGAACGTGCATACTTCAGTCGTGCCTTAGTTGGGGATAGATCAGGATAAATCAACTCTGCGGTCCACAATCTCAAGATGTACTCGATCGTAAAGAGAATAACAAAAACAGTCTCAGTTCCGTTCAAGAGTGATTTAAATTCAGTAGATATCTCAAATGTATTTAAGAATGCAACGATAACACTGATGATGACAAGAATCATTAAGAATGTATCGACAAGATTGGCAACAAATGTATTTTCATCATCCTCACGAATGATATTATAGATTCGTTGTTCAATAATTTTGTTATGTGTATGTTTCATACCATACCCCCTGACCCCATGTACTGGTTTCATTATATCAATTTCATGTACGTTTACAATATAAAAGCAAACGAAGCGAAATCGTTTGCTTTATGAGTGATTAGGGTTTAAAAACATGATGATAATAGAGATCAAAGATATTGGCAACAGTGAATGCGCTCAGACGGTATGCATCCAATTGACGATTCGTGACAATACAGGCATCATCTCGTACTGTACACCACGGAAAGGACGCCAACTCAAATCCGTTGTATGTGTAAGCACGCATGGGGTAAACGGATGAAAATGCCGTTATCATTGCCTGAACTGTATTGTCTTCCAATTCAAAATCGTAAACATCTCCGTTTAGAAACTGTCTTACAAATGCTTCAAGATGACGCGTATCAACGGTAGACTCAAGCCACTTATTATAAGCTTCATCCTCACGAATACGTGATTGTGGTATTACCCAGGATAAGGCATAAGGGGCATGAGAAGTGATCTCAGCAATTTTTTTGAGCCGATCTGGCACTTGAATAACATGACAATCCTTTACATAACCGGAGTTTTCACGATGTTGATGTCCACAAATAAG
The window above is part of the Erysipelothrix sp. HDW6C genome. Proteins encoded here:
- a CDS encoding DUF4256 domain-containing protein; amino-acid sequence: MNPELQELLETLEARFHSHPERHQGILWDDVAARLHDNPEKLRVLFEMELTGGEPDVVMVDSKTNAFVFFDCSKESPKGRRSVCYDHPALEARKEHKPKNSALNMAKEMGITMLDEAQTRFLQTLGDFDTKSSSWIITPPSIRNLGGAIFSDFRYQTVFVYHNGADSYYGARGFRGAISI
- a CDS encoding M20/M25/M40 family metallo-hydrolase, which codes for MESRLVRTFMDLVIIDSESGNEGLFHRYLIERFTSLGLNYMEDDSMGATGLGGNNLLFTLPGNVDGTPIFFSAHTDTVSPGVGIVPKVKDGIVYSDGPTILAADDKAGIAIMLELIERLVENNAAHTTIEFILTPGEEIGLIGAAAFDSNLLQAKHGFVLDNGGPVGSITLASPTLASIDVHIKGKTAHAGLEPEKGISAITVAATAISRMKLGRVSDYTTANIGTITGGAATNIVAEEVFIKAEARSIERSQFDAQIQHMNDVFEAVAHEFGAEVSFAYDIKSVGYYFDRETPIVAKASAAIRDLEIDPRFEVSGGGSDANIFNARGKEVVNLSIGYENIHTIDEYIPVAELHKAVELCYQLVKNAMDYAS
- a CDS encoding 8-oxo-dGTP diphosphatase, producing the protein MGTTNYRFWNIVVVVKDQKILLIDRNKGDFDGLVAPGGKVDFPETFYESAQRELLEETGLHAKDLILKGMSGYINSEKNEQYLYYDYFCDDFTGTLVCDGPEGQCDWYDLGEIETLPIPQDMKARIQLMLKHDSYEYQMYWDEKKNQVERIQIYADGKPVL
- a CDS encoding YitT family protein, encoding MSKDEITKVIKQIPIVAFALALIGISINMFLGPHHIAAGGVSGIGILVEQVSGIDRAVTVMVLNGLMLILTYFLLGKDVFIRTAIGSILLPISLALVPEIMVVQDRFFSVLVGSSIFAAGVAILYKINASSGGTTIPPMILKKYYNINKSVGLLITDAIIVIFNIFVFGTEAFLYAVVSLIITSIVMTYLEMGFKRSKAVLIMSELDIDTIKHAIYKEINRGVTIFNVSGGYTGNNKEMLMVVLSSQEYQKLMTIIDGIDKRSFVIAYNVSEVHGLGFTYQTVV
- a CDS encoding helix-turn-helix domain-containing protein; this translates as MMRMNAYFNMIQDNTGETIRTIRTNSNLSQREVGEPFLGQSNIAKIEQGLTDPSYINFMKILYNLNVTLNEFMFLAGHHKQNRKDKVLNNLEQFNHLNDISLAEETIKLCDIWFADTGDLFFSDYATVLRCSLYVSQHEQIELDTTLFDQLTTIWNRILAMDEWYLNELYLISYVILLVPFDGVVDVAEEALRRLDVYDLHLAETIRQQIHGMLTIMLTMRGQYELAIEYADRYFTTSQHAMSGNVAIYTNMFRAISYLHLGQREKATKLARISISIVALLHQNEKETMLEVMKRAIISFPPEEIEQWFDDIYI
- a CDS encoding ion transporter — translated: MKHTHNKIIEQRIYNIIREDDENTFVANLVDTFLMILVIISVIVAFLNTFEISTEFKSLLNGTETVFVILFTIEYILRLWTAELIYPDLSPTKARLKYARSGMALIDLFSILPFYLPFFGISVGTLKVIKLVRLLRIFKINRYTNSLTLIGRVLKTRASQLASSIIVIVVLIFVASMLMYDVEHVAQPDKFNNALSAMWWAMSTITTVGYGDIYPITSLGRILSAVITFLGIGLTAIPTGIVSAGFIEQSKVLQQPKNSKLPVITDEMSYCPCCGQPLQNNEHE